The following coding sequences are from one Halomicrobium zhouii window:
- a CDS encoding DUF5789 family protein, with protein sequence MGVRPPANDDDDGPEVIEFGIAALDARLSDADVTYPADAQSLRDELGHVEVPYDASGHAMTLADALEEIDRREFEHEQDLLNALHPVFESRREATGNSLLAQLRSLIPF encoded by the coding sequence ATGGGAGTCCGCCCGCCGGCGAACGACGACGACGACGGACCCGAGGTCATCGAGTTCGGGATCGCGGCCCTGGACGCCAGACTGAGTGACGCGGACGTGACGTACCCGGCCGATGCACAGTCGCTCCGGGACGAACTGGGCCACGTCGAAGTGCCCTACGACGCGTCCGGACACGCGATGACGCTCGCCGACGCGCTCGAGGAGATCGACCGACGCGAGTTCGAGCACGAGCAGGACCTGCTGAACGCGCTACACCCCGTGTTCGAATCCAGACGCGAGGCAACCGGCAACAGCTTGCTCGCTCAGTTACGGTCGCTGATCCCGTTCTAG
- the aglJ gene encoding S-layer glycoprotein N-glycosyltransferase AglJ, which produces MADSDDVCVLVPTYNEAETIGAVVTGFVDQGYEHVLVVDGGSADDTQAVAREAGARVVEQSGTGKGQAVREALQRHVDRPYVLMLDGDSTYRPEEAERLLDPLLSGEAEHVIGNRFANMQSGAMTRLNQIGNRVINRSFSLIHGRDLVDILSGYRAFTLESANRLHLRADGFGIETEMSVECVKHNVRTAVVPITYEPRPEDSETNLRPFRDGANIILTLYQMAKTNNPLFYFGSVGTLSTLTGFGLAAYVAYEWFVRSISHEVIAFLAGSAVLLGVQLLMFAVLSDMIVAVNREQTHQIQQIARKIGEKDEDAGTVGEDAAGQSADVEESTVDESGVDPAES; this is translated from the coding sequence ATGGCGGATAGCGACGACGTCTGCGTCCTCGTGCCCACGTACAACGAGGCCGAGACGATCGGTGCAGTCGTGACAGGGTTCGTCGACCAGGGGTACGAACACGTCCTCGTCGTCGACGGCGGGTCCGCGGACGACACGCAGGCAGTCGCGCGAGAGGCGGGCGCACGCGTCGTCGAACAGTCCGGGACAGGGAAGGGCCAGGCGGTCCGAGAGGCGCTCCAGCGCCACGTCGACCGTCCGTACGTCCTGATGCTCGACGGCGACTCGACGTATCGGCCCGAGGAGGCCGAACGACTTCTCGACCCGTTGCTGTCGGGGGAGGCCGAACACGTCATCGGCAACCGGTTTGCGAACATGCAGTCCGGGGCGATGACTCGACTCAACCAGATCGGCAATCGCGTCATCAACCGGTCGTTCTCGCTGATTCACGGCCGGGACCTCGTCGACATCCTCTCGGGCTACCGCGCGTTCACGCTCGAATCGGCGAACCGGCTCCACCTCCGGGCCGACGGGTTCGGCATCGAGACGGAGATGTCCGTCGAGTGCGTCAAACACAACGTCAGGACGGCGGTGGTCCCCATCACCTACGAGCCCCGGCCGGAGGACTCCGAGACGAATCTGCGCCCGTTTCGCGACGGCGCGAACATCATTCTTACGCTCTACCAGATGGCCAAGACGAACAATCCGCTGTTCTACTTCGGCAGCGTGGGGACGCTGAGTACGCTCACGGGGTTCGGTCTGGCGGCCTACGTCGCCTACGAGTGGTTCGTCAGGAGCATCTCCCACGAGGTCATCGCGTTCCTCGCGGGGTCGGCAGTACTGCTCGGTGTCCAGTTGTTGATGTTCGCCGTCCTCTCGGACATGATCGTCGCCGTCAATCGCGAACAGACCCACCAGATCCAGCAGATCGCCCGCAAAATCGGCGAGAAAGACGAAGACGCGGGTACAGTGGGTGAGGACGCGGCCGGTCAGTCGGCGGACGTCGAGGAGTCGACGGTCGACGAGAGCGGCGTCGACCCGGCGGAGTCCTAG
- a CDS encoding rhomboid family intramembrane serine protease produces the protein MTLEPYRWLVVVASVLVSLLVLALVSGNESRTSGVRSRLLHGVPWGTALTVGFVASVYLFVQGGLAHPKQPLVIPFRSWSYYYPLGMVTAAFSHGSWSHLVGNLVGTVAYASIAEYAWGHYPRKRGAQTFSGWRTNPYARILAVPVVSIVVGLFTALFALGPVVGFSGVVFAYAGFAIVQRPVLATLAILGSQVLSLTFSAVTNPQSVASPTPRVVTPWWADIAIQGHAIGILAGILLAIALARSRDDWPEPRRVWFALVAFATFQGLWAMYLPADGGRYVLFRWAGVSVVFLLATVVVIAATRREDVAVPSLGSVHKTYALAFVVVLLASLSGSAVFYNVAPIDQQPGPDRTVEVRDYSVGYAEDIPEGYINAVSVPVIDYSPQVNTSGVIVTSPDRYIWRTAVGPARLENRGRVSVLVGGLSWRERVVVNRTGWTLAGNEEVYNVYLRPEGEDRTLGFSSAPATADPTIAGRNISIRPTDEQFEFVVSRRGETVGTAAVPANGTSVTAGGLTFRRDESRIFAIENETRVQIARRNGD, from the coding sequence GTGACGCTGGAGCCGTACCGCTGGCTCGTGGTGGTCGCGTCGGTGCTCGTCTCGCTTCTGGTTCTCGCGCTCGTCTCCGGGAACGAAAGCCGAACCAGCGGCGTGCGCTCTCGCCTCTTGCACGGCGTCCCCTGGGGAACGGCCCTCACCGTCGGGTTCGTCGCGTCGGTGTACCTCTTCGTCCAGGGCGGGCTCGCGCATCCGAAACAGCCGCTCGTCATCCCGTTCCGTTCGTGGTCGTACTACTACCCGCTCGGGATGGTGACGGCCGCGTTCAGTCACGGTAGCTGGTCCCACCTTGTCGGGAATCTCGTAGGTACCGTGGCCTACGCTTCCATCGCGGAGTACGCCTGGGGACACTACCCGCGCAAGCGCGGGGCCCAGACGTTCTCCGGCTGGCGGACGAACCCGTACGCCCGCATCCTCGCCGTCCCGGTGGTCTCCATCGTCGTCGGCCTGTTCACGGCCCTGTTCGCCCTCGGTCCCGTCGTCGGGTTCTCCGGCGTCGTCTTCGCCTACGCCGGCTTCGCAATCGTCCAGCGACCGGTGCTCGCGACGCTGGCGATCCTTGGTTCCCAGGTCCTGAGCCTCACTTTCTCCGCGGTGACGAACCCCCAGTCGGTCGCGTCACCGACGCCACGCGTCGTCACACCCTGGTGGGCCGACATCGCCATCCAGGGTCACGCCATCGGAATCCTCGCCGGTATCTTGCTCGCCATCGCGCTGGCCCGCTCGCGCGACGACTGGCCCGAACCCCGGCGAGTCTGGTTCGCGCTCGTCGCCTTCGCCACGTTCCAGGGCCTGTGGGCGATGTACCTTCCCGCGGACGGCGGCCGGTACGTCCTCTTTCGGTGGGCCGGCGTCTCGGTCGTGTTCCTCCTCGCGACGGTCGTGGTGATCGCAGCGACGAGGCGCGAGGACGTCGCCGTTCCGTCACTCGGGAGCGTACACAAGACGTACGCCCTCGCCTTCGTCGTCGTCCTCCTGGCCTCGCTCTCCGGGTCGGCGGTGTTCTACAACGTCGCTCCCATCGACCAGCAGCCTGGTCCCGACCGGACAGTCGAGGTACGCGACTACTCGGTCGGGTACGCCGAGGACATCCCGGAGGGGTACATCAATGCCGTCTCGGTCCCGGTCATCGACTACTCGCCCCAGGTCAACACGAGCGGCGTCATCGTCACGAGCCCCGATCGGTACATCTGGCGGACGGCGGTCGGACCGGCACGGCTCGAGAATCGCGGTCGCGTCTCTGTCCTCGTGGGCGGACTGAGCTGGCGTGAACGCGTCGTCGTCAACCGGACGGGCTGGACGCTAGCTGGCAACGAAGAGGTTTACAACGTGTACCTCCGTCCCGAGGGCGAGGACCGGACGCTCGGCTTCTCGTCTGCGCCCGCAACCGCTGACCCCACGATAGCCGGACGGAACATCTCGATCCGACCAACCGACGAGCAGTTCGAGTTCGTCGTTTCGCGGCGAGGTGAGACGGTGGGCACCGCGGCCGTCCCGGCGAACGGGACGTCGGTCACCGCGGGCGGACTTACGTTCCGACGCGACGAGAGCCGGATCTTCGCCATCGAGAACGAGACGCGCGTCCAGATCGCGCGGCGGAACGGGGACTGA
- a CDS encoding METTL5 family protein has protein sequence MATKRALAQQLGVVAGFEDPRAPLEQYRTPPELAAHLVHLADLRGDVEGKTVLDLGCGTGMLALGAALRGPERVVGVDIDPAPLGTARANERKVASTTSVSWVRADATDLPLRPDPAETTVVMNPPFGAQSGNEHADRAFLATAADVAGVSYSIHNAGSQEFVESFAADEGGDVTDSYRTEFELRRQFDFHDEEKRTIDAEVYRIEWSSDE, from the coding sequence ATGGCGACAAAACGGGCTCTGGCCCAGCAACTCGGCGTCGTGGCGGGATTCGAGGACCCGCGAGCCCCCCTCGAACAGTACCGGACGCCGCCCGAGCTGGCGGCTCACCTCGTCCACCTCGCCGACCTGCGGGGGGACGTCGAAGGGAAGACGGTCCTCGACCTGGGCTGTGGGACGGGCATGCTCGCGCTGGGTGCCGCCCTACGCGGCCCGGAGCGCGTCGTCGGCGTCGACATCGACCCGGCGCCGCTCGGGACGGCCCGGGCCAACGAACGCAAGGTCGCCTCGACCACCTCCGTCTCCTGGGTCCGCGCCGACGCGACTGACCTCCCGCTCCGACCGGACCCCGCGGAGACGACGGTCGTCATGAACCCGCCGTTCGGCGCCCAGTCGGGGAACGAACACGCTGACCGGGCGTTTCTGGCGACCGCAGCAGACGTCGCCGGCGTCTCCTACTCTATCCACAATGCCGGGAGCCAGGAGTTCGTCGAGTCGTTCGCGGCCGACGAGGGCGGCGACGTCACCGACTCCTACCGGACGGAGTTCGAGCTACGGCGACAGTTCGACTTCCACGACGAGGAGAAACGGACGATCGACGCCGAAGTGTACCGCATCGAGTGGTCGTCGGACGAATAG